A region of Nodosilinea sp. FACHB-141 DNA encodes the following proteins:
- a CDS encoding tetratricopeptide repeat protein, with protein MGHQHWPWPKRSRSHLQPNRPPSLASSESTGTTPERRPQVPELAQPLPYPRNPFFTGREDQLQAIHAALTSRGRAALSGLGGIGKTQTALEYAYRHQVKYEHVFWVRAEQETELITGYVALAKALQLPGHQQEDQQAIVTLMKQWLTTHDGWLLVLDNADDLRQLRLYLPTTNGHILLTTRAQALGDLAKKVEVTRMDADEGALLLLRRANAIADDADLVDASDHDQALAHTLNTEMDGLPLALDQAGAYIEDQVLSLDEYLELFRTEKAELLQERGQLDPDHPSVTVTFTLAFEKVVAASATAAALVRACAFLAPDAIPEEIFSEGAAAFEAPLSTLAESKLALSKAIAEAARFSLISRNPLTKTLTIHRLVQEVLRSAMDDNLQRQWAEQVVEAVTAVFPNAEFENWVRCARLITQAQATTHMSADYGLASETAALLLIRAGYYYNSQGRYGEAEPLYLEALTMYKQLLGEAHPAIADSLNNLAALYGSQGRYGEAEPLYLESLAMYKQLLGEAHPEVATSLNNLAGLYRFQGRYGEAESLYLKALTMRKQLLGEAHPKVAISLNDLATLYRFQGRYGEAEPLYLESLAMSKQLLGEAHPEVATSLNNLAGLYEFQGRYGEAEPLYLESLVMRKQLLGKVHPEVAASLNNLAALYGSQGRYGEAEPLYLESLAMSKQLLGEAHPKVAISLHNLAALYRSQGRYGEAESLYLKALTMRKQLLGEAHPEVATSLHNLAALYCSQGRYGEAEPLYLESLAMSKQLLGEAHPYVASSLFNLGALRYNQGRYSEAQTLLLQAQPIYLTSLGSHHPATQALQSWLNMVQAALDSQPR; from the coding sequence TTGGGCCACCAGCATTGGCCCTGGCCTAAGCGAAGTAGAAGCCATTTACAACCAAATCGCCCGCCCTCGCTAGCCTCTTCGGAATCAACTGGTACCACACCGGAGAGGCGACCCCAGGTACCCGAGCTAGCTCAACCGCTGCCTTACCCCCGCAACCCCTTCTTCACTGGCAGAGAAGACCAGCTACAGGCCATCCATGCGGCTCTCACCAGCCGAGGTCGAGCCGCCCTCTCTGGGCTGGGGGGTATTGGTAAAACCCAAACCGCTCTGGAGTATGCCTACCGCCATCAGGTTAAGTATGAACATGTGTTTTGGGTCCGAGCCGAACAGGAAACGGAGCTGATCACCGGATATGTGGCCCTGGCCAAGGCACTACAACTCCCTGGGCATCAGCAAGAGGATCAGCAGGCGATCGTCACCCTGATGAAACAGTGGCTGACTACCCACGACGGCTGGCTGCTGGTGCTCGACAATGCCGACGACCTACGCCAGCTGCGGCTCTACCTGCCCACTACGAACGGCCATATTCTACTCACTACCCGCGCCCAGGCCCTGGGCGACCTGGCCAAGAAGGTTGAGGTCACCCGCATGGATGCCGATGAAGGAGCCTTACTGCTGCTGCGCCGTGCCAATGCGATTGCCGATGACGCCGACCTGGTCGACGCCTCAGACCATGACCAGGCCCTAGCCCATACCCTCAATACCGAAATGGATGGCCTACCCCTGGCCCTCGACCAGGCCGGAGCCTACATTGAAGACCAGGTGCTTAGCCTAGACGAATACCTGGAGCTGTTTCGCACCGAAAAAGCCGAACTGCTGCAAGAACGGGGACAATTGGACCCAGATCACCCCAGCGTCACCGTAACCTTTACCCTGGCCTTTGAGAAAGTGGTTGCCGCCAGTGCCACCGCTGCCGCATTGGTGCGAGCCTGCGCCTTTCTAGCCCCCGATGCCATCCCTGAGGAAATTTTTAGTGAAGGGGCTGCAGCGTTTGAAGCGCCCCTCAGTACCCTGGCTGAGAGCAAACTGGCTCTATCCAAAGCCATTGCAGAAGCCGCTAGATTTTCCTTAATTAGCCGCAACCCGCTGACCAAAACATTGACTATTCATCGCCTGGTGCAGGAGGTGCTGAGATCGGCCATGGATGACAACCTCCAACGACAGTGGGCAGAGCAGGTCGTCGAGGCCGTAACGGCGGTGTTTCCCAATGCTGAATTTGAGAATTGGGTGCGGTGCGCTCGCCTAATTACCCAGGCCCAGGCCACCACACATATGAGCGCTGATTACGGGCTAGCCTCGGAAACAGCCGCTTTACTACTCATTCGCGCTGGCTATTACTACAACTCCCAGGGGCGGTACGGAGAGGCCGAACCCCTCTACCTGGAGGCCTTGACGATGTATAAACAGCTGTTGGGGGAGGCCCATCCCGCTATCGCCGATAGCCTCAATAACCTGGCCGCGCTCTATGGTTCCCAGGGGCGGTACGGGGAGGCCGAACCCCTCTACCTCGAGTCCTTAGCGATGTATAAGCAGCTGTTGGGAGAGGCCCATCCTGAAGTCGCCACCAGTCTCAATAACCTAGCAGGGCTCTATCGTTTCCAGGGGCGGTACGGGGAGGCCGAATCCCTCTACCTGAAGGCATTAACGATGCGGAAGCAGCTGTTGGGGGAGGCCCATCCCAAAGTCGCCATCAGCCTCAATGACCTGGCTACGCTCTATCGTTTCCAGGGGCGGTACGGGGAGGCCGAACCCCTCTACCTTGAGTCCTTAGCGATGAGTAAGCAGCTGTTGGGAGAGGCCCATCCTGAAGTCGCCACCAGTCTCAATAACCTAGCAGGGCTCTACGAATTCCAGGGGCGGTACGGGGAGGCCGAACCCCTCTACCTCGAGTCCTTAGTGATGCGGAAGCAACTGTTGGGGAAGGTCCATCCCGAAGTCGCCGCCAGCCTCAATAACCTGGCCGCGCTCTATGGTTCCCAGGGGCGGTACGGGGAGGCCGAACCCCTCTACCTCGAGTCCTTAGCGATGAGTAAGCAGCTGTTGGGGGAGGCCCATCCCAAAGTCGCCATCAGTCTCCATAACCTGGCTGCGCTCTATCGTTCCCAGGGACGGTACGGGGAGGCCGAATCCCTCTACCTGAAGGCATTAACGATGCGGAAGCAGCTGTTGGGGGAGGCCCACCCCGAAGTCGCCACCAGTCTCCATAACCTGGCTGCGCTCTATTGTTCCCAGGGACGGTACGGGGAGGCCGAACCCCTCTACCTCGAGTCCTTAGCGATGAGTAAGCAGCTGTTGGGGGAGGCCCATCCCTATGTTGCCAGTAGTTTGTTCAACTTGGGAGCCCTACGCTACAACCAGGGCCGCTACAGCGAAGCCCAGACACTACTCCTCCAAGCTCAACCTATTTACCTCACCAGCCTAGGCTCCCACCACCCCGCTACTCAGGCTCTCCAAAGCTGGCTTAATATGGTACAAGCGGCCTTGGACAGTCAGCCGCGCTAA
- a CDS encoding ParA family protein, whose protein sequence is MKIITVTGYKGGCGKSMTAIHVATYFSRLGDVVLVDGDPNRTAIAWSDRGQLPFLVADERKAMKVVQGRDFIVIDTPARPDSSDLKELADGADLLILPTVPDVVSLEPMLQTASDLGNATYRALLTIVPPKPSREGETMRAELSDNGLPVFKTMIRRAAGFQKAALAGVPVSALTGRDRMGWLDYESLGKEILEVLGNG, encoded by the coding sequence ATGAAAATTATCACTGTGACTGGGTATAAAGGGGGCTGCGGCAAATCCATGACGGCGATCCACGTTGCGACCTACTTCAGTCGCCTTGGTGATGTGGTGCTGGTGGATGGCGACCCAAACCGTACTGCGATCGCATGGAGCGATCGTGGCCAGCTGCCATTCTTAGTGGCAGACGAGCGCAAAGCTATGAAAGTGGTGCAGGGCCGTGACTTCATTGTGATTGATACCCCTGCCCGGCCTGACTCATCTGACCTTAAGGAATTGGCCGACGGTGCCGATTTACTGATCCTCCCCACGGTGCCCGATGTAGTTTCCTTAGAGCCAATGCTGCAAACGGCTAGCGACTTGGGAAACGCTACTTACCGGGCGCTACTTACCATCGTTCCTCCTAAGCCCAGTCGGGAGGGCGAGACTATGAGGGCTGAGCTGAGCGATAACGGGTTGCCGGTGTTCAAAACCATGATTCGCCGTGCAGCAGGCTTTCAAAAGGCTGCTCTTGCGGGGGTGCCAGTGTCAGCACTCACCGGGCGCGATCGCATGGGCTGGCTCGACTATGAGTCACTGGGCAAAGAAATCTTGGAGGTATTAGGTAATGGCTGA
- a CDS encoding DEAD/DEAH box helicase, translating into MATLIASYSSCASRMTGGERRLAQRLEAKLEDDHLLWYDVPVGPKALHPDFILLHPSRGLFVLEVKDWKLDTIKAANPDEFEIETQSGQRKTVDSPLVQARDYVLAMCSLLEKDPELVQPEGRYQGKLICPYAYGVVLPNITRRQFDSQLALGQVIHANLVICKDEMTEAVDPGAFQEQIWAMSHYNFGTTLTNEQIDRIRWHLYPEMRISAKQLSLFPKEPADTLQTAIPQVLKVMDLQQEQLARSLGEGHRVIHGVAGSGKTLILAYRCQHLAEAMQTVLVLCFNVALASRLRSLMAEKGLTKLVTVRHFHGWCTEVLKQHQLPRPDYRQYKGAEYIQRLEAAVVAAVEAGKIPTGQYGAVMVDEGHDFAPEWLKLVAQMVNPFTDSLLVLYDDAQNLYGQRANREFSFKSVGIKAQGRTTILKLNYRNTAQVLMLAYEFAKEVMQPISPDEDIPPLVQPNSAGREGPVPELVKCRSYKEEVNHIIQRAQQLQERGIPWNEMAIIYRDNWMGEKAFQQLQQAGMPVTGSTKAAAAVTLTPRPKVSS; encoded by the coding sequence ATGGCTACTCTCATCGCCTCCTACAGCAGCTGCGCCTCTCGCATGACTGGGGGAGAACGACGGCTAGCCCAGCGGCTCGAAGCAAAATTAGAGGATGACCACTTGCTCTGGTATGACGTACCCGTTGGACCCAAAGCACTGCACCCTGATTTCATCCTCCTGCACCCCTCACGGGGTCTCTTCGTGCTGGAGGTCAAAGACTGGAAGCTAGACACCATCAAGGCGGCGAACCCTGATGAGTTTGAAATTGAAACCCAATCAGGTCAGCGCAAAACTGTTGATAGTCCCCTTGTCCAGGCGCGAGATTACGTCCTGGCTATGTGCTCCCTGCTGGAGAAAGACCCGGAGTTAGTGCAGCCCGAGGGCCGCTACCAGGGCAAGCTCATTTGCCCCTACGCTTATGGTGTAGTGCTGCCCAACATCACCCGCCGTCAGTTCGACTCACAACTGGCGCTGGGCCAGGTGATTCATGCCAACTTGGTCATCTGCAAAGACGAAATGACCGAGGCTGTAGACCCAGGGGCCTTTCAAGAACAGATCTGGGCCATGAGCCACTACAACTTTGGCACCACCCTCACCAACGAGCAGATCGATCGCATCCGCTGGCACCTATACCCAGAGATGCGAATCTCCGCCAAACAACTCTCTCTCTTCCCCAAGGAACCTGCCGACACCCTACAGACCGCTATCCCGCAGGTGCTCAAAGTCATGGACTTGCAGCAGGAGCAGCTGGCTCGCAGCCTGGGCGAGGGCCACCGAGTTATTCATGGTGTCGCTGGTAGCGGCAAAACCCTGATTCTGGCCTACCGCTGTCAACACCTGGCCGAAGCCATGCAGACCGTTTTGGTGCTGTGCTTTAACGTGGCGCTGGCGTCCCGACTGCGATCGCTGATGGCAGAAAAGGGGCTAACCAAGCTGGTTACCGTCCGTCATTTTCATGGCTGGTGTACCGAAGTGCTGAAGCAGCACCAGCTGCCGCGCCCTGATTACCGGCAATACAAAGGCGCTGAGTACATCCAACGGCTAGAGGCTGCGGTGGTGGCTGCCGTCGAGGCGGGAAAGATTCCCACTGGCCAGTATGGGGCGGTGATGGTCGATGAGGGCCACGACTTTGCACCGGAGTGGTTGAAGCTGGTCGCACAAATGGTGAACCCCTTCACCGATTCCCTGCTGGTGCTCTACGACGATGCCCAAAACCTCTACGGCCAACGGGCAAACCGTGAATTCAGCTTCAAGAGCGTGGGTATCAAAGCCCAGGGTAGAACGACTATCCTCAAGCTCAACTACCGCAACACCGCCCAGGTGCTGATGCTGGCCTACGAGTTCGCCAAAGAAGTCATGCAGCCCATCAGCCCTGATGAGGACATACCGCCGCTGGTGCAGCCCAACAGCGCCGGGCGCGAGGGGCCGGTGCCGGAGTTGGTAAAGTGCCGGAGCTATAAGGAAGAGGTAAATCACATCATCCAGAGAGCCCAGCAGCTGCAGGAGCGAGGCATCCCCTGGAATGAGATGGCGATTATCTACCGCGACAACTGGATGGGAGAGAAGGCATTCCAGCAGCTCCAGCAGGCTGGAATGCCTGTGACTGGCTCAACCAAAGCAGCAGCAGCCGTAACTTTGACCCCTCGACCCAAAGTATCAAGCTGA
- a CDS encoding 3'-5' exonuclease, translating to MTMHASKGLEFPVVFIPGLGYLPNRYNDEADEARLLYVAMTRAIEVLVLSCDRKSVFAERLDGALGKVG from the coding sequence ATGACGATGCACGCCAGCAAGGGGCTAGAGTTTCCGGTGGTGTTTATCCCTGGGCTAGGCTATCTGCCAAACCGCTATAACGATGAGGCTGATGAGGCCCGGTTGCTCTATGTGGCTATGACCAGGGCGATTGAGGTGCTGGTGTTGAGCTGCGATCGCAAGTCGGTGTTTGCTGAGCGCCTGGATGGGGCGTTGGGGAAGGTGGGGTGA
- a CDS encoding N-6 DNA methylase, which produces MNYVKSKQRVADHGEVFTPAWMVEAMLDLVKHETERIDSRFLEPACGSGNFLVQIIRRKLAAVELKYSKSDFERRHYALLGLMCIYGIELLADNIVECRANVLEIFAEYLDLDEEDDLYRAASYVLSQNLVHGDALTMRTHNDQQITFAEWGYLGKGKFQRRDFLLDSLTQSSSYVVDSPLFAHLGKHEIFTPMKTYPPMTVSELVAAEHGDVLKEDSL; this is translated from the coding sequence ATAAACTACGTCAAGTCCAAACAAAGGGTCGCTGACCATGGGGAGGTGTTTACCCCAGCATGGATGGTGGAGGCGATGCTTGACCTGGTGAAGCATGAGACAGAGCGTATTGACTCCCGCTTTTTGGAACCGGCCTGTGGAAGCGGCAACTTTCTAGTGCAGATCATACGGCGCAAGCTGGCGGCGGTGGAGCTTAAGTACAGCAAGTCTGACTTCGAGCGGCGGCACTATGCATTGCTTGGGCTGATGTGCATCTACGGGATCGAGCTGCTAGCGGACAACATTGTCGAGTGCCGTGCCAATGTGCTGGAGATTTTTGCCGAATACCTGGATCTGGATGAGGAAGACGATCTCTATCGGGCCGCATCCTATGTGCTGTCTCAGAACCTGGTGCATGGCGATGCCCTGACGATGCGTACCCACAACGACCAGCAAATTACCTTTGCCGAGTGGGGCTATTTGGGGAAAGGCAAGTTTCAGCGGCGCGACTTCCTGCTCGACTCCCTTACCCAATCATCAAGCTATGTAGTGGATTCCCCGTTGTTTGCCCACCTGGGGAAGCATGAGATTTTCACACCGATGAAGACCTACCCGCCAATGACGGTGAGCGAGCTAGTCGCTGCCGAACACGGTGACGTGCTGAAGGAGGACTCTCTATGA
- a CDS encoding Eco57I restriction-modification methylase domain-containing protein, which produces MSDQVGFALRGRNPDVLTCIANLSNDEVFTPPEFANRMLDTVAEAWAANHGGANLWADKTVRFLDPCTKSGVFLREITSRLAEGLKAEIPDLQERVDHIVTQQVFGIGITHLTSLLARRSVYCSKHANGEHSIAKSLNSNEGNIWFQRTEHSWGATKCKFCGAPRAIWDRKAELENYAYAFIHTDNIKARVAKLFGGEMQFDVIIGNPPYQMKGGAGGTSDSSIYHLFVEQARRLEPRYLSMVIPSRWMAGGRGLEDFRKEILGCRQIRTLVDYPNSAQVFPGVDLKSGVCYFLWSREYYGDCLVTLIRDDIAVGPTERKLDEYDIFIRDVRSTSILKKVLKMHEPSFQELLTGDTPFGLASNFTAFRRGDPDDGEVRIYSRSNAGRRTGAMKRSLIAKNTHLIDTWKVLVPKAGPGNSGGHVLPDMVLGKPSVAEPNSVCTQTWIVAGPLTSKKESEIVAGYIQTRFFRFLVSLRKISQDAMRGVYRWVPQQEWNQDWTDDVLYMKYGITKDEQEYIATMIRAMDECND; this is translated from the coding sequence ATGAGTGATCAGGTTGGCTTCGCGCTGCGTGGACGCAACCCGGATGTGCTGACGTGTATTGCTAACCTCTCAAACGATGAGGTGTTTACGCCGCCGGAGTTTGCTAATCGGATGCTAGATACGGTGGCGGAGGCGTGGGCGGCGAACCATGGCGGGGCTAACTTGTGGGCAGATAAAACGGTGCGGTTTCTCGACCCCTGCACAAAGTCGGGAGTGTTTTTGCGGGAGATAACCAGCCGCCTAGCGGAGGGGCTCAAGGCAGAGATACCAGACCTTCAGGAGCGCGTAGATCACATCGTCACCCAGCAGGTATTTGGCATCGGCATCACCCATCTCACCAGTTTGTTGGCAAGGCGAAGTGTGTATTGCAGCAAGCACGCTAATGGGGAGCATTCCATTGCTAAAAGCTTGAATAGCAATGAGGGCAATATCTGGTTCCAGCGTACGGAGCATAGTTGGGGTGCCACAAAATGCAAGTTCTGTGGCGCGCCAAGAGCAATTTGGGATCGTAAGGCAGAACTTGAGAACTATGCTTATGCGTTTATTCACACCGATAACATAAAAGCTCGGGTTGCCAAATTGTTTGGAGGTGAAATGCAATTCGACGTGATTATCGGGAATCCCCCGTATCAGATGAAGGGAGGGGCAGGTGGTACAAGCGATTCATCCATCTACCACTTGTTTGTGGAGCAGGCGAGGCGGCTGGAGCCGCGCTACCTCAGCATGGTTATTCCTTCGCGCTGGATGGCTGGTGGGCGTGGATTAGAAGATTTTCGCAAGGAAATTCTTGGTTGTCGACAGATCAGAACATTGGTCGACTACCCGAACTCGGCTCAGGTTTTCCCTGGCGTCGATTTGAAGAGTGGAGTCTGCTACTTCTTGTGGAGCCGTGAGTATTACGGAGATTGTTTGGTTACCCTCATTCGTGATGATATCGCGGTTGGCCCTACGGAGCGCAAGCTCGATGAGTACGACATATTTATCCGAGATGTCCGTTCTACAAGTATTCTCAAAAAGGTTCTTAAGATGCATGAGCCTAGCTTTCAGGAATTGTTGACGGGCGATACTCCATTCGGACTAGCCTCTAACTTCACTGCTTTTAGGCGTGGTGATCCTGATGATGGCGAGGTGAGGATTTACTCCAGATCAAATGCGGGTCGCCGAACAGGAGCAATGAAGCGCTCGCTCATAGCTAAGAACACACATCTCATCGACACGTGGAAAGTGCTTGTACCGAAAGCCGGGCCAGGTAACAGCGGTGGGCACGTTCTACCTGACATGGTGCTAGGCAAGCCGAGTGTTGCCGAACCAAATTCCGTTTGCACTCAAACATGGATTGTTGCTGGACCCCTGACATCAAAGAAGGAATCTGAGATTGTTGCTGGCTATATACAGACAAGATTTTTCCGTTTCCTTGTGTCGCTGCGGAAAATTAGTCAAGACGCAATGAGAGGCGTTTATCGGTGGGTTCCACAACAGGAATGGAATCAGGACTGGACGGACGATGTGCTCTATATGAAGTACGGAATAACAAAGGATGAGCAGGAGTACATCGCAACGATGATCAGGGCAATGGACGAGTGTAATGACTAA
- a CDS encoding restriction endonuclease has translation MSESNPLDKLPSPDFSTKRIYAYQLSLSELARRIKVGETERSVRSRVKEQVNTAGLSDVVKILMDEPAVAADGRTFRDVDVHEVLKRMPGVTHRTEGGGVEWFECSLEQVQSAYNSVYAGETFTRVRDKSFGLRGEQIRAIEMADAYLTFALADGREARFLWNAKMRFGKTFAAYHLAMRRNAKRVLVVTYKPAVEDAWRTDLETHTDFEGWVFFSRASTEDPSFIATDTPLVCFSSLQDLRGRTVDGAIKEQNQWIHDVVWDLVIVDEYHYGAWNDATQELLSGEVGGGETELANARGADSEEDDSKDLVERLDNIKGKVFLCLSGTPFRAIASNEFSDEQIFNWTYTDEQRAKEEFAANYPDQRNPYGALPQMNLLVYQLPKKLREVAIGGKRNEFDLNTFFAATGNGKRASFTHRDQVQAWLDWLRGQDVGAAVQVLDVSTAKPFPYADTNVLPYMNHSVWFLPAVASVFAMRNLLAEPHNAVSWGQFTVLPVAGKQAGDGADALPPVREAICSGYDTKTITLTCGKLLTGVTVPQWSAILMLKNLEAPESYFQAAFRVQSPWSVWNPDGTNPNEERVLKPACLVLDFAPTRALRLFADYGMRLGRGMDADNDVKELSKYLPVLGFDGTRMQPVDVDEIIDTAFQTTTVDTRWMQSRKFINPDASKLELLSEEVRRALICVTKQRQSDRSADEDENVINKTPELKEGEGNTSNDSEDGGSNTDQEDDLPEEDLANRLSFIAKRINAFMYLSDDIEKNLKDVLATDEAELFRMVMELRKDEMAALVDAGLFHEQAMRLAIHQFRRADVASFRYTGLDPRSGPESIKGSTDA, from the coding sequence GTGTCAGAAAGTAACCCACTCGATAAACTGCCGTCGCCTGACTTCTCAACGAAACGCATTTACGCCTACCAGTTGAGCCTCAGCGAGCTTGCTAGGCGTATCAAAGTTGGCGAAACCGAACGTTCGGTTCGTAGCCGCGTGAAGGAGCAGGTGAACACGGCTGGCCTATCGGATGTGGTGAAAATCTTGATGGACGAACCTGCCGTTGCGGCGGACGGGCGGACCTTCAGAGACGTTGATGTCCATGAGGTCCTCAAGCGGATGCCCGGGGTTACGCACCGGACAGAGGGCGGAGGGGTGGAGTGGTTTGAGTGTTCTCTGGAGCAAGTCCAATCCGCCTACAATAGCGTCTACGCAGGGGAGACCTTCACCAGGGTTCGCGACAAGAGTTTTGGTCTCAGAGGCGAACAGATTCGAGCTATTGAGATGGCCGATGCCTACCTTACCTTCGCGTTGGCCGACGGGCGAGAGGCACGGTTCCTGTGGAATGCAAAGATGCGCTTCGGAAAAACCTTTGCTGCTTATCACCTAGCCATGCGCCGCAATGCGAAGCGGGTGTTGGTCGTCACCTACAAGCCGGCCGTCGAAGACGCGTGGCGGACCGATCTGGAGACGCACACCGACTTCGAGGGGTGGGTCTTCTTTTCTCGTGCGTCCACCGAGGACCCTTCATTCATTGCGACCGACACCCCGCTTGTCTGTTTCTCGTCCCTCCAAGACTTGCGGGGGCGAACGGTGGATGGCGCAATCAAGGAGCAGAACCAGTGGATACACGACGTAGTGTGGGATCTCGTCATCGTGGACGAGTATCACTACGGCGCGTGGAACGATGCCACCCAAGAGCTTCTGTCGGGCGAGGTAGGAGGCGGAGAAACTGAGCTCGCGAACGCACGCGGGGCTGATTCGGAAGAAGATGATTCAAAGGATCTCGTTGAACGGCTAGACAACATCAAGGGTAAAGTCTTCCTTTGCCTCTCCGGCACGCCATTCCGGGCAATAGCGAGCAATGAGTTTTCTGACGAGCAGATCTTCAACTGGACCTATACCGACGAGCAGAGAGCCAAGGAAGAGTTCGCGGCCAACTATCCTGACCAACGGAACCCCTACGGTGCGCTGCCACAGATGAACCTTCTCGTCTATCAGCTACCTAAGAAACTTCGTGAGGTGGCAATCGGAGGCAAGCGCAATGAGTTTGATCTCAACACCTTCTTTGCAGCTACGGGCAACGGCAAGAGAGCATCATTCACACATAGGGACCAAGTTCAGGCTTGGTTGGACTGGCTCAGAGGCCAAGACGTAGGTGCCGCCGTTCAAGTTTTGGATGTAAGCACTGCCAAGCCATTCCCGTACGCGGACACCAACGTCCTTCCTTACATGAACCACTCAGTTTGGTTCCTACCAGCAGTCGCGTCTGTATTTGCGATGCGGAATCTCCTAGCTGAGCCTCACAATGCCGTTTCTTGGGGACAATTCACTGTATTGCCAGTGGCGGGCAAACAAGCTGGTGATGGTGCTGACGCGCTACCACCTGTCCGAGAAGCTATCTGTAGCGGCTACGATACGAAGACAATCACGCTCACATGCGGAAAACTCTTGACCGGCGTCACAGTACCTCAGTGGTCAGCCATTTTGATGCTCAAAAACCTCGAGGCACCTGAGAGTTACTTCCAGGCTGCGTTTCGCGTTCAGTCCCCATGGTCAGTGTGGAACCCGGATGGCACCAATCCTAACGAAGAGAGAGTTCTTAAGCCCGCCTGTCTGGTGCTAGACTTCGCACCGACACGGGCTCTTCGTCTCTTCGCCGATTACGGCATGCGGTTAGGAAGAGGTATGGACGCCGACAACGACGTTAAGGAGTTAAGCAAATACTTGCCGGTCCTCGGCTTTGATGGCACAAGGATGCAGCCAGTGGATGTGGACGAGATCATCGATACCGCTTTTCAAACTACCACTGTCGACACCCGCTGGATGCAGTCTAGGAAGTTCATCAACCCAGACGCTTCAAAGCTTGAGCTACTCAGTGAGGAGGTTCGACGGGCACTTATTTGCGTTACAAAGCAGCGGCAATCGGACCGCAGTGCTGATGAAGATGAAAACGTCATTAACAAAACACCGGAACTTAAGGAGGGTGAAGGAAATACTAGCAACGACAGTGAAGATGGCGGCTCAAACACCGATCAAGAGGACGATCTGCCAGAAGAAGACCTTGCGAATCGACTGAGCTTCATCGCGAAGCGCATTAACGCATTCATGTACTTATCTGACGACATTGAAAAGAACCTCAAAGATGTTTTAGCCACGGACGAGGCTGAACTCTTTCGCATGGTAATGGAACTCCGGAAGGACGAAATGGCCGCCCTTGTAGATGCGGGCCTATTCCACGAGCAGGCAATGCGACTTGCAATCCATCAGTTCAGGCGCGCCGATGTCGCTTCCTTCCGTTATACCGGCCTTGATCCGCGTTCTGGCCCCGAGAGCATTAAGGGAAGCACGGATGCCTAA